One Coffea eugenioides isolate CCC68of chromosome 2, Ceug_1.0, whole genome shotgun sequence genomic window, GGAAGTGATACATTGATCGAACGAGCCACAATCCTTAGACCCAGTGCCATGGCCAGTTGAAAGGATCACTTCAATATTACAAAACAATTAATATGTCCTTCGAACTGTTTATTTCTTCAAACTGGTAGGAAAAAGAATTTAATAATACCATGCAGTGAGAGCAACAATAAGACTCGAATATACTGCTAATTCATAAAACATGTCCCGCACACCAAATGCTAAACAAGCCAATGAAAAGCAATGAGCGCTTGATTTATTAATAGGGCATTGTTAATACCACTTAATATCTTTTATAGTTTTTACAATGAAGAAAATAGAGCatcataaagaaaaaaaaatgaagtggTTTTTCAGACAAAATTtgttgaaaacaagaaaatttattttcctaCAAGAAATAAATGGTGCAGTTTTTCCtcttcgaaaaaaaaaattatagcaTCTACCAACTCTCATGATAGGCAACCAACTTTCTCCATAACGTATCTGAGTCAACTCGTCATATTTcttatgagaaaaaaaaaaaaaaaagagatgagCAAAGGGAGGTTTATTCTTACAACCTTCTCTAATTCAGTTGTAATTACtagtttattgatttttttcaaaaatataattgaCTAAGTAAAAATTGTGCACCAAGCTACAAAAAgaaatggaatttttttttaaaaaaaaaaaggttaaaagcATTATTTAACGTGAACTCATAAGTCTTGAAACATTATTCAACGTGTACTCATTTACAAACTAACAAGTCATGTCTCTCAAACTAGTTTCTTTCCGGGGATCATTTTGCATCaatagaaattttgaaaaaaaaaaaaattcaaacatttaTATAAGCAAATGGAAGAAGGAACATCTTATAACAACACAAGAAAGCATTAATCAATATATAAACATGGTTAACCTTATTTAAATGTAAACATAAGACAACCTTTCTTCTATTTTCTGTGTGTGGATTATGATTTGCAAATTCTATCATAAATAGAAGTAACACGAGATCAACGAACGAAGTCCCCTAATTCGCTTAGCAATACTAGTGTTTAAGAAAATCTCTATATGAGTAGTCTAAGATCCGTGTACGAATTTTGGATGCGAATGTGCTACGACTTTAGAAGCTTCCAAAGTCGTGAGGCTAAACTAAGGTAAATAATAAtcctactatatatatatatatatatatatatatgattttctttttttcgaggGATGactgtgtgtgtatatatatatatatatatatataaaagggaCCCAGTGTTACGGAGACCTACTACGTATATGATTCATTCAGTATTAAAAGAAGGAGATTTGAGTCGGATAGTTACAGGGAGGGAGGGATTAGTCATTAGTTAGGCTTCTGTCCCAAGGTTTTAACAAAACAGAAGGAGAGACAAAGGCAGCGGTGTTGGAAAGAAGAATTCTCAAAACTGGAATCTGGAGGACTCTGTGACTCGTATAAATTATATCCATTGACGGATCGATGCGTATATGAACTTCTTCGTCTTCTCAGCATAAAGTCAAATTACAGCTCGTAATTTTTTATTCTGGCAGGGAAAATAGGTACACTTTTAAATTCTTTCTCCCTTTCCATtaattcattcatggttatatTTCTGAATCTGAAAATTCTACCCTCACGATCCCTATTTTGTCGTGCTGTGCTCTCTGGTCAATCGTTGCTGTTAAGTTCATTGTTTTCTTGCAgtggcggagccagaaaaaattttcaatgggGGCAAAAAtaactctaaaattttttacctactatttttctagtttttttaagaaaaaaaatatcacaaacaagtacaaatgatgcatatattccatgaaaaacataaaaagacaaactcaaaattattaatgtaataataattttatttcaaaaggtAAACTAAACCATTTACAATTGTTGATGATGAGTTTTCATTTTTTGATAACAATTTACAACTTTTTCGTTTTAAATTTCACGatgtatatttttctcaataaaagtaattaaacaattattcATCCAAGTGTCTTCCATTCTATTTCGTAACCAATTTTCACTATATTCataattgaaaaacttttttaaCGGTAGCTGTAGCAACAGATAAAATTAAAGGCAATTTTAGGAGCACATAAACCAATGAATACACAAAATTCTGGGGACATCAAATTTTTATGTGTATTATTGAAATTTAAGGGCCCCCAGTGTAAGTCCGCCCCTGTTTTcttggcctttttttttttggtttgtttagTTATTGTAATAATTTTTCACTATGATTGTGTGTGTGTAATAGCTTCTGATCAAAAGTTTGATATTGTATAGTCGGACTAGATAATCTATAAATTGTCGTAGGATAGAAATTCAGCCGTTTGATCGAACAATCTATGCTACTAAAACTGAATCTTGGTCAACATATCTGTATGTCCCTTTATTAACTGACTGACTGACTCACATAAATAGAGTCTACCGAGAGGTAGGTAGGTGTACATAAATAATAGAGATTGATTGCAAACCTAAAATCCTATATATATACCTATCTGCTTAATTGTTAAGATTAGATGCTTTGACTATTATTCGAAAGGTCGTCGAATTTTAATATTTAGGATATTTTTTTGCATTATCTAATGTATATTTTGTCTACAAATTTCAAATTATATGACGGAGAAAAGgaaggaattttttttattatagaaAAAAGGAAGTTTTGGACATTTTTCCAGGGAAAAAAGGTTCCTGGTGTATaaattcttttttccctttaaatCTTATGTAATACTAAGTAACTCTTTTAATGGTGAACTTGACTTTTCGAACAAATTTCCCACCGtcggaaaaatatttttagtgCAATTTAATTATCAAAAGCACAGCTGgtattatataatacatatgcttttctttttctgtatcCTAAAATAATTATCTCTTCTGTATGAATATTGCTGCAGGCTATTTGCATCCAATTGGCGTCggtttccaaaaaaattgacTTTAATTAATGGCGGGCAGAACTGAAGATTGAAGACGCTATATTACATTACATATGGAATTTCGAGTAGGATTAGAGCATAGACAGGATTCTTTTGGAAATGATCATCAGAGAAACACTACTACTACAGTGCTAGACGTCCCATGTCCGGTGCTGGCTGAGATATTTCTAAGACTTCCTGTTAAGTTTATTCTACGCGCTAAGTCTACTTGTAAATTATGGCATCAAATTATCAGCGAACCCACATTTGCAGAAGCGCAACGAGCTAGAGCAATGGGCAACAACCCTGGCTATCTCTATCGGTTCAGATTTCATCATGGAAGTTTCTGCGAACCCGACTCTCCAATTCATTTTGCAGAAAGTGGAGTTGAAGGAATGCAGCAAGTTCATACCGAAAGATTGAGGTACCTGGGGGACGTTCGAGGTTTAACTCCGGGTTTTGCTTCAAGCGGTGGTTTAGTGGCATTTTGCCTCCCTAATCCAGATAGCTATTACGTCTGGAATCCCATCATCGGAGAGAAAGTACAAGTTCCTTTTCCTGATCTGGGTTTACCACCAGGTTTTCAGCTGATATGGGGGGGATTTGGCTTCTCCTCATCGTCCAAGGAATATAAGATTGTTCACTTTAGTTTTCCTTGCTGTCGAGATGCGTACGAGTATGAAACTCAGAGCCCGCGAGTTGCAAGCCAGGGACATGGCGCAACATACAGTCTTGGTCCTTGCAGGAATTGGAAAACGATTCACCACGTTCCTTTCAGGCCTTGGAACCTAGATTACATCGACTGTAACGGAACTCTGTTTTGGAAGAATGCTGGGGAAGATGAGGAAGCGGAGAGTAGGACGATAGGATCATTCGACACATCTTCTGAAGAATTTCGATCCTTCTCACttccatttccatttccaaGTGATGAAGTGAAGAATTACAGACTCGTTAAGTTGGGAGACACAATTGGCTGTGTATGCATGGAAGGTTTTAGAAGACAGAATACGATGAGCATTTGGCGTTTGAGAGCTGATGATGATGTAAAGGAGGAACAAGTTTGTTGGGTCAAGGAGTACGCTTTGGCAGCAGGCTTACCCTTCTTAGGCTTCGTTCATATTCAATTCGGAGTAGCTGCGTCTTCCGATGCGAGTACGATTTTTGCTTATGATGCCGCCAGGAAGGAGTTTAAACCCACTGCACTACCTCTCCCTACTACAGGAAGGCAAGCAGGCGTCAGGCTTTTCTGTCCTCATGCTGCCTCCCTCATCTCGCCCAAACAAATTTTGGCAACAAAATAAACAAGCGCCTGTGCTTTGAATGTTGTTTATTTTGGTCAGTTTGCAAGTACagtaattattttcaattttgttgGGATGGATGAATGAATTTTTGAGTTATGACACCAATAATAATAtttcctttactttttttttaaaaaaaaattaaggaatATGTTAATTTATCCTCTTTCGATTAGCATAGTACATGCTAAATCATTGCACGTTGTGCTGTGGGCCATATTAGTAAATACCACTAGTACTAGTATATAGGTAATTGTGTTTGTTATTCAAAAAGTAGTGTGCATTCTGGTGGTGATTGAGTTTTATTAATTGCCGAATAAATGGATGCCACGGAAATTTAACGTGCAGCATTCAATTTCACAAACACGTGCACGCGCGTATTAAAAgatttttaaattattcatGTAAAATATCTATCTTgtcatatatttatattattaaaatttgatCGGATCAATTAATctgaattgaacttgaattgAGCTCAAAAGAAATTGATACCATCAAGCTCGAGTAAGGCAATATAAAAACGAGATAGAGTTCGAGAATCGAGCTCCAGTTCAAGCTTATTAACTCAAGTCGAACTCTAATAGCACCGCTGCTCGAACTCAAAACTCAACTCCTTTTTAATTTACTTGTTCGGAGCAAACTTTGGTTTCTTGTAGTTACCGACAATGTTGAAATGTTGGCCACACTTGTAGTTGCCATCCACGGAAAGCTTCTGAATTAGCGGTTGATACTAGATACCCGGCTGCTTCTCCACGTTCGCCAAAATTTGAAGGCTAAGAACTACTACTGACAAAGAGAACTACAGCGAACAAGTTAAACGTGGAACATGGCCAATTTGGGAACAGAAGGTAGATGCAAGTTCCCCATAAAATCGTTAGCAGGCTGTTTCAAGATTATGCCAGTTTGTAGGACGCTGTAAGCATCATGTATCATGACACAATTCAATTAGATGCCTACTTCTGGTCAACTACCTTTTCTTAGCACCAATtcattcaccattttcttattAAACCCCTATTGACAAGAGCACAGCACAATGAAGTGACATCGATAATAGACGCCCTATTGTGTCAATGCACCCACCTCATTTTTAATCTATTCCACAACAAAACTGGGTATTTCTTTCACAAGATTCTTACAATCTTCGTTGATTGGAGACTCTAAATAACAATTACTAAATTGCTCAGTTCTTGTTGCTCAATTGTCACGAAAGATTGGAGTACACGGTAAGTTCGCGTCTTGCATGCATCGTCTCTAGGATTTGCTGGGTTTTTGTTTTTGGGCTTGTCTTCGCAGCTGTTGGGTTCCTCGACTCGTCAGTTTCATCGTCAATGGCTCAGCATCTCTCGAAATTGTACTTTTTTCGAACTCTAATTTGCCTGATCGAGTCTGAGAGGCTGTGGTTTGAATATCCTAGTATTGTCTGTGTCCCTGATTACAGGTTTGAGGTTGGATCACATTACTCATCTGTTACGTGCTTGAGGCTAGTACTGTTCGCTTTTGCAATCTCTGTTCACAGTGTTCAAGCACAATTATCTGTTGCTGAGTGGGGAGAATACCGTAAAGATAAAGGATGCAGCAGCGCGTATTGTAATTTCTTAGAAAAAAGTGTGCCAGATAGAATGGGGACAATACTACTGGTAAATAGACCTATTACGGGATACTTAAATTTCCTTTTAAATGATTTTAGTTATCAAAGACTCGAATACTTGATCGT contains:
- the LOC113755673 gene encoding F-box/kelch-repeat protein At3g23880-like, with amino-acid sequence MEFRVGLEHRQDSFGNDHQRNTTTTVLDVPCPVLAEIFLRLPVKFILRAKSTCKLWHQIISEPTFAEAQRARAMGNNPGYLYRFRFHHGSFCEPDSPIHFAESGVEGMQQVHTERLRYLGDVRGLTPGFASSGGLVAFCLPNPDSYYVWNPIIGEKVQVPFPDLGLPPGFQLIWGGFGFSSSSKEYKIVHFSFPCCRDAYEYETQSPRVASQGHGATYSLGPCRNWKTIHHVPFRPWNLDYIDCNGTLFWKNAGEDEEAESRTIGSFDTSSEEFRSFSLPFPFPSDEVKNYRLVKLGDTIGCVCMEGFRRQNTMSIWRLRADDDVKEEQVCWVKEYALAAGLPFLGFVHIQFGVAASSDASTIFAYDAARKEFKPTALPLPTTGRQAGVRLFCPHAASLISPKQILATK